A portion of the Pseudarthrobacter sp. L1SW genome contains these proteins:
- a CDS encoding serine/threonine protein kinase, whose amino-acid sequence MNDAERAVIAHLRDHGPDEWTVLHSLEIPDSRGRLFEVDLVVVTRHMVYVIDVKGTFGRIDVQGSRWMPAGRSPFHTPLPKLRENAKRLKSLLEDAHPQLSRVYVDAVVVLPAPDARLVDRNTPQRDAASTVNLPHLVTLLSDDSRVPSGSFSVDADIERHHEKIVEEIKRIGQVPTGPLHFGNWLVLDTLSETIHADGIDVVGEYRAKNANAVQGSGTVRLVVRQADLYAPSWEREKKQKQIGIAYEALGKLPPHPAIVGVKDFFPDHEDRGFVTVYDDIPGHALRLHLGDNPVEPLTRDRKLLILRQVLAGLSHAQSRKIVHRALSPATILLTQDGRAMITGFDYAKTAQMRAHTVAVDAHAAADNAYLAPEALENPTKMTDKADIYALGVIGFEMLTGHLPFGSVTAQVKAAGVLPEKDLEQADVPAPLRHWFSLLCAAKPEDRPDAREAIRRFDLAIGEVNRPKRRVVAGSGEESSTPPAASEAGDDGKHRELLDWRNLPRDFALGTKYIVQQRLGKPGASGVAYKVFDTMRNVDRVIKLILRDEEGTRERARREGMVLSRLQDAEAHPNVVRMLDVDVLPQPYSYPFLVFEFVTGEDLGEVIRGGTLTPSDVLRIGSDVAEGLNYLHSLDVWHCDIKPGNLLWTEDGVKILDFGIAKTPETTQGHTASTPRYTPPDLDQLPAGASGYIDRDLYALGITLYEALTNAYPWAGANTPRPALAPADPRGRFNISGVPPKLVETILKAIAPERGSRFTSAQEFLTSLMAAIEQTKAKIAEPMKPAPALATDDVEASSERNPFVAYLQTLYSQSKRSNRGTRGIDAAKGRVYVPTGLDLALMPEVLEGRHSLVVVTGNAGDGKTAFLESLAATARERGATFTSVRANGADFELDGRRFHTNYDGSQDEDGVVSDEVLSAFFAPFAGADQVGELIGETRLIAVNEGRLVDFLSHHAEQFAALTHIVEVGLRGEDDNPGPVAVVNLNLRDVTVRSVDTLTGGGLSDSILERMLDSMVRPEFWADCDGCALVEGCYARQNAATIAHPVVGPQVKERMRRVYEVAQLRGRLHITLRDLRSALAYTLTSGRDCTEIHELYEAQQSSPILASHYFNAYRGGDAATERDRLLIQLRHVDVARPPQPVLDRRLANEGLLEHYLVSPDDRVTPERDLLRELHAEVSGADSSPDDVVRFVSAARRLSYFEMRDPGEAIKMLPYASVQAFRELLDGKRPVPTELFLRALNRSEGVVSTELSADGLVIGVRNVVRGTIRSLRRFPGKGFQAGRIGTDTHPYLETRPTALRLTYTDPDHAGIPSAELRIGLDLFELIERFSRGYQASIDDDQGYALALTVFKNQLAVVPYQAVLLTVDGSAVHTVRRDDGGVLHLITQEKTVPETQEAEWR is encoded by the coding sequence GTGAACGATGCGGAACGGGCGGTCATCGCTCACCTGCGTGACCACGGGCCGGATGAGTGGACGGTCCTGCATTCGCTGGAGATTCCCGACTCCCGAGGCCGGCTTTTTGAAGTTGATCTGGTAGTCGTGACCCGACACATGGTTTACGTTATCGATGTGAAGGGCACCTTCGGCCGGATCGACGTGCAGGGTTCGCGATGGATGCCAGCGGGACGGTCTCCCTTCCATACGCCGTTGCCAAAGCTGAGAGAGAACGCTAAGCGGCTGAAGAGCCTCCTCGAAGACGCACATCCGCAGCTCTCTCGGGTCTACGTCGATGCAGTTGTTGTGCTCCCGGCGCCCGATGCTCGGCTGGTCGACCGAAATACGCCGCAGCGGGACGCCGCTTCGACGGTCAACCTGCCGCACTTGGTAACGCTGTTGTCCGACGACTCCCGGGTGCCCAGCGGTTCGTTCTCGGTCGACGCGGACATCGAACGTCATCACGAGAAGATTGTGGAGGAGATCAAGCGGATAGGTCAGGTGCCGACCGGACCGCTGCATTTTGGAAATTGGCTGGTGCTGGACACGCTGAGCGAGACCATCCACGCCGACGGCATCGACGTGGTGGGGGAGTACCGTGCGAAGAACGCCAACGCCGTTCAGGGCTCGGGCACGGTGCGGCTCGTGGTGCGGCAGGCCGACTTGTACGCCCCATCATGGGAACGCGAGAAGAAGCAGAAACAGATCGGGATCGCCTATGAGGCGCTCGGCAAGCTGCCGCCGCATCCGGCGATCGTCGGAGTGAAGGACTTTTTTCCCGACCATGAGGACCGTGGGTTCGTCACGGTCTACGACGACATCCCCGGTCATGCCTTGCGGTTGCACTTGGGAGATAATCCGGTCGAGCCACTGACCCGGGATCGGAAGCTGTTGATCCTGCGGCAGGTGCTTGCCGGGCTGTCGCACGCCCAATCCCGCAAGATCGTGCACCGGGCACTCAGCCCGGCGACGATCTTGCTCACCCAAGACGGCAGGGCGATGATCACCGGCTTCGACTACGCCAAGACCGCACAGATGCGCGCCCACACGGTAGCAGTAGATGCCCACGCGGCCGCGGACAATGCCTATCTCGCTCCCGAGGCACTCGAGAACCCGACCAAGATGACAGATAAGGCCGACATCTATGCCCTCGGCGTCATCGGGTTCGAGATGCTCACTGGCCACTTGCCCTTCGGGTCAGTCACTGCGCAGGTCAAAGCCGCAGGTGTGCTTCCGGAGAAGGACTTGGAGCAGGCCGACGTGCCCGCTCCGCTGCGTCACTGGTTCTCCCTGCTATGCGCGGCCAAACCCGAGGACAGGCCGGATGCGCGTGAGGCGATCCGCCGCTTCGACCTCGCCATCGGCGAGGTTAACCGGCCCAAGCGCCGGGTCGTCGCAGGAAGCGGGGAGGAATCATCGACGCCCCCTGCGGCGTCGGAGGCCGGTGACGACGGCAAGCACCGCGAACTGCTGGACTGGCGGAACCTGCCGCGGGACTTCGCGCTTGGCACGAAGTACATCGTGCAGCAGCGACTCGGTAAGCCTGGAGCGAGCGGCGTGGCCTACAAGGTCTTCGACACCATGCGAAACGTCGACCGAGTGATCAAGTTGATCCTGCGCGACGAAGAGGGCACCCGGGAGCGGGCCCGACGTGAGGGCATGGTGTTATCTCGGCTCCAGGATGCGGAGGCGCATCCGAACGTGGTTCGAATGCTCGACGTCGACGTCCTGCCACAGCCGTACTCGTATCCCTTCCTCGTGTTCGAGTTCGTCACCGGGGAGGACCTGGGTGAAGTCATCCGAGGCGGTACGCTCACGCCGAGTGACGTCTTGCGAATCGGCTCGGACGTAGCCGAGGGGCTGAACTACCTGCACAGCCTGGATGTCTGGCACTGTGACATCAAGCCCGGCAACCTGCTGTGGACCGAGGACGGGGTGAAGATCCTCGACTTCGGCATCGCCAAGACGCCCGAGACAACTCAGGGCCACACCGCCAGCACCCCTCGCTACACCCCGCCCGACCTCGACCAACTGCCTGCCGGTGCGTCAGGCTACATCGACCGAGACCTGTACGCGCTCGGGATCACGCTGTACGAGGCGCTCACCAATGCCTACCCGTGGGCCGGTGCCAACACGCCGCGGCCGGCGTTGGCGCCCGCCGATCCGCGCGGGCGCTTCAACATTTCCGGGGTACCGCCTAAATTGGTCGAGACGATCCTCAAGGCTATCGCTCCTGAACGTGGTAGTCGGTTCACTAGCGCCCAGGAGTTCCTTACCTCGCTGATGGCCGCGATCGAGCAAACGAAGGCGAAAATCGCGGAGCCAATGAAGCCCGCTCCAGCCCTGGCGACTGATGACGTCGAAGCCTCGTCAGAGCGCAACCCGTTCGTCGCTTACCTTCAGACGCTTTATAGCCAGAGTAAACGCAGTAATCGCGGTACTCGCGGAATAGATGCTGCCAAAGGACGCGTATATGTGCCCACCGGGTTAGATTTAGCTCTGATGCCGGAAGTCCTCGAAGGTAGGCACTCATTGGTGGTCGTCACTGGTAACGCCGGTGACGGCAAGACCGCATTTCTTGAAAGTCTCGCCGCGACGGCGCGTGAGCGGGGTGCTACCTTCACCTCGGTGCGGGCCAACGGGGCCGACTTTGAGCTTGACGGACGCCGCTTCCACACCAACTACGATGGCAGTCAAGACGAGGACGGGGTCGTAAGCGACGAGGTTCTTTCAGCGTTCTTCGCTCCCTTCGCTGGCGCTGATCAGGTTGGTGAGCTGATCGGGGAGACGCGGCTAATCGCGGTCAACGAGGGCCGCTTGGTCGATTTCCTCAGCCATCACGCCGAGCAGTTCGCAGCTCTCACCCACATCGTCGAGGTGGGGCTTCGTGGTGAGGACGACAATCCGGGGCCAGTGGCGGTGGTTAACCTCAACCTCCGCGATGTAACTGTGCGCTCAGTCGACACGCTTACGGGTGGAGGTCTCAGCGACTCAATCCTCGAACGGATGCTCGACTCGATGGTCCGCCCGGAATTTTGGGCCGACTGTGATGGCTGTGCCCTCGTCGAGGGTTGCTACGCTCGGCAGAACGCGGCCACCATAGCCCATCCCGTCGTGGGGCCGCAGGTCAAGGAGCGCATGCGGCGGGTTTACGAGGTCGCCCAGCTCCGTGGCCGACTGCACATCACCCTACGCGACCTCCGCTCTGCTCTCGCCTACACCCTGACCTCAGGGCGCGACTGTACCGAGATACATGAGCTCTACGAGGCACAGCAGTCCAGCCCGATCCTGGCCAGTCACTACTTCAACGCATACCGAGGGGGTGATGCTGCGACCGAGCGCGACAGGTTACTCATTCAGCTTCGTCACGTCGATGTCGCCCGACCCCCTCAACCGGTGCTCGACAGACGGCTGGCCAACGAAGGCCTACTGGAGCACTACCTGGTAAGTCCCGACGACAGGGTCACTCCAGAGCGAGACCTGCTCCGTGAACTGCACGCCGAAGTTAGTGGCGCCGACAGCAGCCCTGATGACGTCGTCAGATTCGTGTCGGCAGCCCGCCGGTTGTCGTACTTTGAAATGCGTGACCCCGGTGAGGCAATCAAAATGCTGCCCTACGCCTCCGTGCAGGCCTTCCGCGAACTGCTCGACGGAAAGCGGCCAGTGCCGACCGAACTTTTCCTCAGAGCACTAAACCGGAGCGAGGGTGTCGTCTCGACGGAACTTTCAGCCGATGGGCTCGTCATCGGGGTCCGCAATGTCGTACGCGGCACTATTCGCAGCCTGCGCCGGTTTCCGGGTAAGGGGTTCCAAGCCGGACGGATCGGCACCGACACCCACCCGTACCTCGAGACACGACCGACGGCGCTTCGGCTGACCTACACTGATCCAGACCATGCAGGGATCCCATCGGCCGAGCTGCGCATCGGGCTGGATCTCTTCGAGCTGATCGAACGGTTTAGCCGCGGCTATCAGGCCAGCATTGACGATGATCAGGGCTATGCGCTTGCCCTGACGGTCTTCAAAAACCAGCTTGCCGTCGTGCCCTACCAGGCGGTGCTGCTGACCGTTGACGGATCGGCGGTGCACACCGTGCGGCGCGACGACGGCGGCGTGCTCCACCTGATCACCCAAGAGAAGACCGTGCCCGAGACCCAGGAGGCGGAATGGCGCTAG
- a CDS encoding N-6 DNA methylase, which produces MSSTDMVDPTTPDNAAQPNREADEQVHHLDEGYLIDFLSDKPIKDTQKEQVRQRIVRVLFHEYQIAPEDMELDFVIQVETEKGKRRKKVDIAVFAPGSQHDAANLRRVVVTNKEPNRGKNVVKLRTYDQMKSEMSLLQDLLGAEDYPERSWGLWTDNVDFFFIEKETTRWGAEFHERADWPLSDGTVGSGQVVSAQQLRRAEPEMLKTTFRRCHNYVHGNEGMPKDAAFWQFLFLLFAKMYDERAVRKWNPRRFYASMTEPYDDQGRAAIRERITDLFDDVKKEYADSGLFKASDEITLSDRALAFIVSELSPYDLGLTDIDAKGLAYQELVGTNLRGDRGQYFTPRGAVKLMIEILDPQEGETVLDPTCGTGGFLHATLTHLHHKMQDEDGTRGIPDSPEQGERYRDRLRKYADEHLFGADFDPFLVRATAMNIMTLADTPGNVFHMDSLSFPRGHLSGVAEATKRIPLAKEGRGGIVDVLLTNPPFGADIPISDESVLGDFRDGVAKSWSRNRNTGELLVSANLPGSMAPEQLFVQRAIEWIKPGGRLGIVLPNGILSNPGPADEGIRRFILQQCWVLASVELPVETFIVDANVNILTTLLFLKRKTLDEKISERLNGPVSYPVFMAVAEKVGFDRRGNDLYKRSPNGDLIMETYEETEYLTIKDVRRTRTVKRSRPVLDNDLPVIAQKYWEFRDRHPIPGFDPHESVSADE; this is translated from the coding sequence GTGAGCTCAACCGACATGGTTGACCCGACGACTCCGGACAACGCAGCCCAACCCAACAGGGAAGCTGACGAGCAGGTCCACCACCTTGACGAGGGCTACCTCATCGACTTCCTTTCGGACAAACCGATTAAGGACACTCAGAAGGAGCAGGTCCGGCAGCGGATTGTGCGGGTGCTCTTCCACGAGTATCAAATTGCCCCGGAGGACATGGAGCTCGACTTCGTTATCCAGGTCGAAACCGAGAAAGGCAAGCGCCGTAAAAAGGTCGACATCGCGGTCTTCGCCCCGGGCAGTCAGCACGATGCCGCCAACTTGCGTCGCGTCGTGGTTACCAACAAGGAGCCTAACCGCGGCAAGAACGTTGTTAAGCTGCGTACTTACGACCAGATGAAGTCTGAGATGTCCTTACTCCAGGACCTGCTGGGGGCCGAAGACTACCCCGAGCGTTCCTGGGGCCTGTGGACCGACAACGTGGACTTCTTCTTCATCGAGAAGGAGACCACGCGTTGGGGTGCGGAATTTCACGAGCGTGCTGACTGGCCACTGTCTGACGGCACCGTAGGCAGTGGCCAAGTGGTGTCCGCCCAACAGCTTCGTCGTGCCGAACCGGAGATGCTTAAGACTACCTTCCGGCGTTGCCATAACTATGTTCATGGCAACGAAGGCATGCCGAAGGACGCCGCCTTCTGGCAATTCCTTTTTCTGCTCTTTGCGAAGATGTACGACGAACGCGCTGTCCGGAAATGGAACCCGCGTCGCTTCTACGCCTCCATGACTGAGCCGTACGACGACCAGGGCCGCGCCGCGATCCGGGAGCGAATCACTGACCTTTTTGACGACGTCAAGAAGGAGTACGCCGATTCTGGTCTCTTCAAGGCAAGCGACGAAATCACTCTCTCGGACCGGGCACTCGCCTTTATCGTCTCTGAGTTGTCGCCCTACGATCTCGGCCTGACGGACATTGACGCCAAGGGGCTGGCCTACCAGGAGTTGGTCGGCACCAACCTCCGTGGCGACCGCGGTCAATACTTCACCCCGCGTGGCGCGGTGAAGCTAATGATTGAAATCCTCGACCCGCAGGAGGGCGAAACCGTTCTCGATCCGACGTGCGGCACCGGCGGCTTCCTGCACGCTACCCTCACCCACCTGCACCACAAAATGCAGGATGAAGATGGCACCCGCGGCATCCCCGACTCCCCAGAGCAGGGCGAGCGGTACCGCGACCGACTGCGAAAGTACGCCGACGAACACCTCTTCGGCGCCGACTTCGACCCGTTCCTCGTACGCGCCACCGCAATGAACATCATGACCCTGGCTGATACGCCCGGCAACGTCTTCCACATGGATTCCCTCTCCTTCCCGAGGGGTCACCTCAGCGGCGTTGCGGAGGCGACCAAACGCATCCCCCTGGCTAAGGAAGGCCGGGGCGGGATCGTAGATGTGCTGCTTACCAACCCGCCCTTTGGCGCCGACATCCCAATCAGCGACGAGTCGGTGCTCGGGGACTTCCGCGATGGGGTCGCGAAGTCCTGGTCGCGCAACCGGAACACCGGCGAGCTGCTGGTCAGCGCGAACTTGCCCGGTTCCATGGCACCAGAGCAGCTCTTCGTGCAGCGGGCCATTGAGTGGATCAAACCCGGCGGCCGGCTCGGAATCGTCCTGCCCAACGGGATTTTGTCGAACCCTGGCCCGGCGGATGAGGGCATCAGGCGGTTCATTCTGCAGCAGTGTTGGGTGCTCGCGAGTGTCGAGCTGCCGGTCGAGACCTTCATCGTGGACGCCAACGTCAACATCCTCACAACCTTGCTCTTCCTCAAACGCAAGACGCTTGACGAGAAGATTAGCGAGAGGCTCAACGGGCCCGTCTCCTACCCGGTCTTCATGGCGGTCGCGGAAAAGGTGGGCTTTGACCGGCGAGGAAACGACCTGTATAAACGGTCCCCGAACGGCGATCTCATTATGGAGACCTATGAAGAAACCGAGTACCTCACAATCAAGGATGTACGCCGTACGCGTACCGTCAAGCGCAGCAGGCCCGTCCTCGACAACGATCTGCCTGTAATTGCTCAGAAATACTGGGAGTTTCGCGACCGCCATCCAATTCCGGGCTTCGACCCGCATGAGTCTGTAAGTGCAGACGAGTGA
- a CDS encoding type II toxin-antitoxin system Phd/YefM family antitoxin, producing the protein MAMLSIRDLQRNARDIFDKIELGGEPMVITRHGRPIATLMPVDQRQAEAILVSTSEEFVKSRHEAQDARAEGRTLDLKDALRDALASSQSRDEDIEPLHDISLTALQAWVKNYAYTEVDRISDTVTRQAVEAATNRSPRSVATESWQQTIATMNNELVRLNLYKELLEFAHVRVPFASALISSRDLQDWPFERQQVRCAVFNTQTLVEKINRNFVVHFSRDDPEEFRKLFTAGLHGAVISAAGELEEVQKGRDAASLALQKE; encoded by the coding sequence ATGGCTATGCTTAGCATTCGCGATCTTCAGCGAAACGCTCGGGACATCTTCGACAAGATAGAGCTCGGTGGTGAGCCTATGGTGATTACTAGGCATGGACGTCCAATCGCAACCCTTATGCCAGTGGATCAGAGGCAGGCGGAGGCCATTCTCGTTTCTACCAGCGAGGAGTTCGTCAAGAGCCGGCACGAGGCACAAGACGCTCGTGCAGAAGGCCGGACCTTGGACTTGAAGGATGCGCTCCGCGATGCCCTGGCATCCTCCCAAAGTCGAGACGAGGACATCGAACCGCTCCATGATATTTCTCTGACAGCGCTCCAGGCGTGGGTGAAGAATTACGCTTACACAGAAGTCGATCGAATCAGTGACACTGTCACACGGCAGGCCGTTGAAGCAGCTACTAATCGAAGTCCAAGGAGCGTGGCCACCGAAAGTTGGCAGCAGACAATCGCTACCATGAATAACGAGTTAGTTCGTCTTAATTTATATAAAGAGTTGCTGGAATTCGCTCATGTTCGAGTTCCTTTTGCATCGGCTCTAATTAGTTCAAGAGACCTACAGGACTGGCCCTTTGAGCGTCAACAAGTTCGGTGTGCAGTGTTTAATACGCAGACATTGGTTGAGAAGATAAACCGCAACTTCGTGGTGCACTTTAGCCGAGATGACCCCGAGGAGTTTAGGAAACTCTTCACGGCAGGTCTCCACGGAGCGGTAATTTCCGCAGCCGGAGAACTCGAAGAGGTTCAAAAGGGCCGAGATGCTGCTTCACTTGCCCTACAGAAGGAGTGA
- a CDS encoding DUF3427 domain-containing protein produces the protein MHEGLYEVLNTDRLKRLLDSKPNLQPFFAEIEDEDAPEVLSRYVSDAVRKALTAAKPTDRVALANRLLHELNGADPIISGPTQLQSLYRPDALKRRQLRRPTTKLSDSALLTNSNDEPNLAAELRAEVESADSVDLLCAFVRWTGLRLLQPALEQLKERGARLRVITTTYMGATERRAIDELVTRYGAEVKISYETQATRLHAKAWLFRRNTGFDTAYVGSSNLSQAALLDGLEWNVRLSSVATPALLQKFEVTLDSYWEQRAFQSYDPERDGEKLDAALERNGGRRTAAPDAATGLEVQPFLHQEEMLEDLEAERLKGFNHNLLVAATGTGKTVIAALDYKRLSETAGRDLKLLFVAHRQEILKQAMRTYRDVMQDGAFGELYVGEHKPREWKHIFASVQSLSSLGIEQLEPDFFDVVVIDEFHHAMAPTYRRLVDHLKPQQLLGLTATPERGDGVDVARQFFDGRTASELRLWDALDADLLVPFHYFGVSDDVDLSQLEWKRGNYDTTQLSALYTGNDARAAKVIRELRDKVTSTDEMRAIGFCVSVQHAHYMAEVFNRAGIASVAVDGTTDNADREEALRSLGQREINCIFAVDLFNEGLDLPQVDTILLLRPTQSATVFLQQLGRGLRRAEGKAVLTVLDFIGQQRREFRFDLRYRALTGYGRKELEKAVEDEFPYLPSGSQIVLDRVAQKVVLDNIKAQIRFNRAQLVRDIASYAETELEAYLERSGNDVKTIYRSTRDSWTGYLRQAGLIEGLSPLETVLRGKIEELSDAEEKKLLGRMAALIHVDDPERAAAYSMLVAADAPRYAELGMREQAFARMLFYTMWDDGGGFKTYDDGLDHLRGYQFVCREIRQVMKLGVAASKHAAKSLGAGLQHIPLLSHATYRREEVLAALQYGSLEQGKNVQHREGVAWCPATSTDAFFVTLNKDDKKHSATTMYKDYAISPELFHWESQNATSTTSPTGRRYLDQVSHGSRIVIFTRDTADDETGLTVPYTCLGQVDYVQHSGEKPIAITWKLHRAMPADVYATAAAVAL, from the coding sequence CTGCACGAAGGATTGTACGAAGTTCTCAACACAGATCGGCTCAAGCGCCTACTAGACAGCAAGCCGAACCTGCAGCCGTTTTTTGCAGAAATTGAGGATGAAGACGCTCCAGAAGTCCTCTCCCGTTATGTATCAGATGCTGTTCGGAAAGCCCTCACCGCGGCCAAGCCAACCGACAGGGTCGCCCTAGCAAACCGACTTCTCCACGAGTTGAATGGCGCCGATCCCATTATTTCAGGCCCCACCCAGCTTCAGTCTCTCTATCGACCTGACGCTCTGAAACGCCGGCAGCTGCGCCGACCTACCACCAAGCTCAGCGATTCAGCGCTTCTAACGAACAGCAATGACGAGCCGAATCTGGCCGCGGAGCTCCGGGCAGAAGTGGAGTCGGCAGACAGCGTTGATCTCCTCTGCGCCTTTGTCCGCTGGACCGGGCTGAGGCTTCTGCAGCCGGCCCTTGAACAACTGAAAGAACGCGGAGCGAGGCTCCGGGTTATCACCACCACCTACATGGGGGCCACGGAACGCCGCGCTATCGATGAGCTCGTCACGAGGTATGGGGCCGAGGTGAAGATCAGCTACGAAACCCAGGCCACAAGGCTGCACGCCAAAGCCTGGCTATTCCGTCGCAACACGGGTTTCGACACCGCCTACGTCGGCAGCTCTAATCTGAGCCAGGCTGCACTCCTGGACGGGCTGGAGTGGAACGTCCGGCTCAGTTCGGTCGCAACCCCGGCCCTCCTGCAGAAGTTTGAGGTCACCCTTGACAGCTACTGGGAGCAGCGAGCTTTCCAAAGTTATGACCCGGAGCGTGACGGTGAAAAGCTGGACGCTGCGCTGGAACGCAACGGCGGCCGCCGTACCGCGGCGCCGGACGCCGCCACCGGGCTTGAGGTTCAGCCGTTCCTCCACCAGGAGGAGATGCTGGAGGACCTGGAAGCGGAGCGGCTCAAGGGTTTCAACCACAACCTCCTGGTCGCCGCCACGGGCACCGGCAAAACAGTCATCGCCGCTCTGGACTACAAACGGCTAAGCGAAACTGCCGGCCGCGACCTCAAACTACTCTTCGTCGCCCATCGCCAGGAGATTCTCAAGCAGGCGATGCGCACCTACCGTGACGTCATGCAGGACGGCGCCTTCGGTGAGCTTTACGTGGGGGAGCACAAGCCGCGGGAGTGGAAGCACATCTTCGCGTCCGTCCAGTCGCTGTCTTCCCTCGGCATCGAGCAGCTGGAGCCTGACTTCTTCGACGTCGTCGTCATCGATGAGTTCCACCACGCGATGGCGCCCACGTACCGCCGCCTGGTGGACCATCTGAAACCGCAGCAGCTCCTCGGGCTGACGGCGACCCCGGAACGCGGCGACGGCGTCGACGTCGCCAGGCAGTTCTTCGACGGCCGGACGGCCAGTGAACTGAGGCTCTGGGACGCCCTGGACGCTGACCTGCTGGTGCCCTTCCACTACTTCGGCGTCTCGGACGACGTCGACCTGAGCCAGTTGGAATGGAAGCGCGGCAACTATGACACCACCCAGCTGAGCGCCCTCTACACGGGCAATGACGCCCGCGCCGCCAAGGTGATCCGCGAACTCAGGGACAAGGTCACCAGCACCGACGAGATGCGGGCTATCGGCTTCTGCGTCTCCGTCCAGCATGCCCACTATATGGCCGAGGTGTTCAACCGGGCCGGCATTGCCTCCGTCGCCGTCGACGGGACCACTGACAATGCTGATCGCGAGGAAGCACTCCGGAGCCTGGGGCAGCGGGAGATCAACTGCATCTTCGCCGTCGACCTCTTCAATGAAGGCCTGGACCTTCCGCAGGTGGATACCATCCTGCTGCTCCGGCCCACGCAGAGTGCCACGGTCTTTCTCCAGCAGCTGGGACGCGGGCTGCGCCGGGCCGAGGGCAAGGCGGTGCTGACGGTGCTGGACTTCATCGGCCAGCAGCGCCGTGAGTTCCGTTTTGATCTGCGCTACCGGGCGCTGACCGGCTACGGGCGCAAGGAGCTGGAGAAGGCTGTAGAGGACGAGTTCCCATACCTGCCGTCCGGTTCGCAGATCGTGCTGGACCGGGTGGCGCAGAAGGTGGTGCTGGACAACATCAAGGCGCAGATCCGGTTTAACCGGGCGCAGCTGGTCCGGGACATTGCCTCGTACGCCGAGACCGAGCTGGAGGCCTATCTGGAGCGGTCGGGGAATGACGTTAAGACGATCTACCGTTCCACCAGGGACTCGTGGACCGGTTACCTCCGGCAGGCTGGGCTGATCGAAGGGCTCTCACCCCTGGAGACCGTGTTGCGCGGGAAGATCGAGGAGTTGTCGGACGCGGAGGAAAAGAAGCTGCTGGGCCGTATGGCCGCATTGATTCACGTGGACGACCCGGAACGGGCCGCTGCCTATTCGATGCTGGTTGCTGCCGACGCGCCGCGCTACGCGGAACTGGGCATGCGCGAGCAGGCTTTTGCGCGCATGCTGTTCTACACGATGTGGGATGACGGCGGAGGATTCAAGACCTACGACGACGGCCTGGACCACCTGCGCGGCTACCAGTTTGTGTGCCGCGAGATCCGCCAGGTGATGAAACTGGGAGTGGCGGCATCGAAACATGCGGCGAAGAGCCTCGGCGCAGGGCTGCAGCACATCCCGCTGCTGTCCCATGCCACCTACAGGCGCGAGGAGGTGCTGGCGGCGTTGCAGTACGGGTCACTGGAACAGGGCAAGAACGTCCAGCACCGCGAGGGCGTGGCGTGGTGTCCGGCAACCTCCACGGACGCATTCTTTGTGACGCTGAACAAGGACGACAAGAAGCACTCGGCGACCACGATGTACAAGGACTACGCCATTAGTCCGGAGCTGTTCCACTGGGAATCTCAGAACGCAACGTCAACTACCAGCCCGACGGGACGGCGCTACCTTGACCAAGTTTCCCACGGCTCCAGAATTGTGATTTTCACGAGGGACACCGCGGACGACGAGACCGGGCTGACAGTGCCCTACACGTGCCTTGGACAGGTGGACTACGTACAGCACTCGGGGGAGAAACCGATCGCCATTACCTGGAAGCTGCATCGGGCGATGCCGGCTGACGTTTACGCGACGGCTGCCGCCGTTGCCCTGTGA